A window of Rhododendron vialii isolate Sample 1 chromosome 11a, ASM3025357v1 contains these coding sequences:
- the LOC131307831 gene encoding cellulose synthase-like protein D4: MASLSTQPSKKAIRTPGGGGSNSGSQGGTRNSSGQTVKFARRTSSGRYVSLSREDLDMSGELSGDYMNYTVHIPPTPDNQPMDTSVAAKAEEQYVSNSLFTGGFNSVTRAHLMDKVIESEVSHPQMAGAKGSACSMPACDGKVMKDERGADVTPCDCRFKICRDCFLDAQKDTGLCPGCKEPYKNGDYDDDVPDFSSGALSLPAPDDSKGDRRNMSMMKRNQTGEFDHNKWLFETKGTYGYGNAYWPQDDMYGDDGNDGFQGGMIESNDKPWKPLSRRIPIPQGIISPYRLLVVIRFVVLGFFLAWRITHPNEDAIWLWLMSICCEVWFAFSWILDQIPKLCPINRSTDLEVLREKFDMPSPSNPTGRSDLPGIDMFVSTADPEKEPPLVTANTILSILAADYPVEKLACYISDDGGALLTFEAMAEAASFADLWVPFCRKHDIEPRNPETYFTLKGDPTKNKLRSDFVKDRRRVKREYDEFKVRINGLPDSIRRRSEAFNAREEMKMLKHMRETQNAGDALEPIKVQKATWMADGTHWPGTWAVSAREHSKGDHAGILQVMLKPPSSDPLMGGADDDKFLDFTDVDIRLPMFVYMSREKRPGYDHNKKAGAMNALVRASAVLSNGPFILNLDCDHYIFNCRAIREGMCFMMDRGGEDICYIQFPQRFEGIDPSDRYANHNTVFFDGNMRALDGVQGPVYVGTGCMFRRFALYGFDPPQPDKLLAPNNNNKAAADAETQTILTATDFDPELDVNLLPKRFGNSTMLSESIPVAEFQGRPLADHPAVKFGRPPGALRVPREPLDAATVAESVSVISCWYEDKTEWGDRVGWIYGSVTEDVVTGYRMHNRGWRSVYCITKRDAFRGSAPINLTDRLHQVLRWATGSVEIFFSRNNAILATRKLKLLQRLAYLNVGMYPFTSMFLIVYCFLPALSLFSGQFIVQNLDVKFLIYLLVITLCLIGLAILEVKWSEVGLEQWWRNEQFWLIAGTSAHLAAVVQGLLKVIAGIEISFTLTAKSGSEDNDDIYADLYLVKWTSLMIPPIVIAMVNIIAVAFAFSRTVYSTVPAWSKFIGGTFFSFWVLAHLYPFAKGLMGRRGKTPTIVFVWSGLIAITISLLWVAINPSTGATTEVVGGGTTFTFP; the protein is encoded by the exons ATGGCATCTTTATCCACCCAACCATCTAAAAAGGCAATACGTACCCCTGGGGGTGGTGGTTCTAATTCTGGCTCCCAGGGGGGTACTCGCAATTCAAGTGGACAAACTGTGAAATTTGCCAGACGAACTTCAAGTGGCCGATATGTTAGCCTTTCCAGGGAAGACCTTGATATGTCGGGAGAACTGTCAGGCGATTATATGAACTACACAGTCCACATTCCTCCAACACCTGATAACCAACCAATGGACACCTCAGTGGCTGCAAAGGCTGAAGAACAATATGTTTCCAATTCTCTATTCACCGGTGGATTTAACAGTGTCACTCGAGCCCACCTCATGGATAAGGTGATTGAGTCGGAGGTGAGTCATCCTCAAATGGCTGGTGCCAAGGGCTCTGCATGTTCCATGCCAGCTTGTGATGGCAAGGTCATGAAAGATGAGAGAGGAGCTGATGTTACCCCTTGCGATTGCAG GTTCAAAATTTGCAGAGATTGCTTTCTTGATGCCCAGAAAGATACAGGTCTTTGTCCAGGGTGCAAGGAACCATACAAAAATGGGGATTATGATGATGATGTACCCGACTTTTCTAGTGGAGCTCTGTCATTGCCAGCCCCAGATGATTCAAAAGGAGACCGACGCAACATGTCCATGATGAAGAGGAACCAAACTGGAGAATTTGATCATAATAAGTGGCTGTTTGAAACAAAGGGTACTTACGGCTATGGTAATGCTTATTGGCCTCAAGACGACATGTATGGTGATGATGGAAATGATGGATTCCAAGGGGGCATGATAGAATCTAATGATAAACCTTGGAAGCCATTAAGTCGGAGAATTCCCATCCCACAAGGCATTATAAGCCCTTACAG GCTGCTGGTTGTGATACGGTTTGTGGTGCTCGGCTTCTTCTTGGCATGGAGGATAACACATCCAAATGAGGATGCTATATGGCTGTGGTTGATGTCAATCTGTTGTGAGGTGTGGTTTGCCTTCTCCTGGATACTTGATCAGATTCCAAAGCTCTGCCCAATAAATCGTTCCACCGACCTTGAAGTCCTGCGTGAGAAATTTGATATGCCATCGCCGTCCAATCCTACTGGCCGCTCCGACCTTCCTGGGATTGACATGTTTGTGTCCACCGCTGATCCTGAAAAAGAGCCTCCACTAGTTACTGCAAACACCATCTTATCAATCCTGGCTGCTGATTACCCAGTGGAGAAGCTCGCTTGCTATATTTCTGACGATGGAGGAGCACTGCTTACTTTCGAGGCAATGGCCGAGGCTGCAAGCTTTGCTGATTTGTGGGTACCATTCTGTCGTAAACATGACATTGAGCCCAGGAATCCGGAGACCTACTTCACCCTTAAGGGGGACCCAACGAAGAACAAGTTGAGGTCAGATTTCGTCAAGGATAGGAGGAGGGTGAAGAGGGAGTATGATGAGTTCAAGGTGAGGATAAACGGGCTCCCTGATTCGATCAGGAGGAGGTCAGAAGCATTCAATGCAAGGGAGGAGATGAAGATGTTGAAGCACATGAGGGAGACTCAGAATGCTGGTGACGCTTTAGAGCCAATCAAGGTCCAAAAGGCCACTTGGATGGCTGATGGAACCCATTGGCCTGGGACTTGGGCAGTGTCTGCTAGAGAGCATTCCAAAGGCGATCATGCAGGAATCCTCCAGGTCATGCTGAAGCCACCAAGCAGTGACCCTCTCATGGGTGGGGCTGACGATGACAAATTCCTAGACTTCACGGATGTTGACATACGCCTTCCCATGTTTGTCTACATGTCTCGTGAGAAGCGACCGGGCTATGATCACAACAAGAAAGCCGGTGCCATGAATGCCCTGGTGCGAGCGTCAGCCGTATTGTCCAACGGCCCTTTCATACTCAACCTCGATTGTGATCACTACATCTTCAACTGTAGAGCTATTCGTGAAGGTATGTGCTTCATGATGGACCGAGGTGGAGAAGACATCTGCTACATTCAGTTCCCTCAGAGATTCGAAGGTATTGATCCTTCTGACCGCTATGCCAACCACAATACTGTGTTTTTTGATGGCAACATGCGAGCGCTTGATGGTGTTCAG GGCCCAGTTTATGTGGGGACAGGCTGCATGTTTAGGAGGTTTGCACTGTATGGGTTTGATCCTCCGCAGCCTGATAAGTTGCTGGCtcctaataataataataaagcaGCAGCAGATGCAGAGACCCAAACCATATTGACTGCCACAGATTTCGATCCCGAACTGGATGTGAATCTATTGCCCAAGAGATTCGGGAATTCTACAATGCTGTCCGAATCCATTCCAGTTGCTGAATTTCAAGGTCGTCCACTGGCCGATCACCCTGCAGTCAAGTTCGGTCGACCTCCCGGGGCCCTCAGGGTCCCACGTGAACCACTTGATGCTGCTACTGTTGCTGAATCAGTCTCCGTCATCTCTTGTTGGTATGAGGACAAGACAGAGTGGGGTGACCGCGTTGGGTGGATCTATGGTTCAGTTACAGAAGACGTGGTGACAGGGTACCGCATGCACAATCGTGGGTGGCGGTCGGTGTACTGCATCACCAAGCGAGACGCCTTCAGAGGGTCAGCTCCCATAAACCTCACCGATAGGCTCCATCAGGTTCTCCGGTGGGCCACAGGGTCGGTAGAGATTTTCTTCTCCAGAAACAATGCAATCCTGGCTACCAGGAAACTCAAGTTGCTCCAGCGCCTCGCTTATCTCAACGTCGGCATGTACCCCTTCACCTCCATGTTTCTCATCGTCTACTGCTTCCTCCCAGCCCTCTCCCTCTTCTCGGGACAATTCATTGTCCAAAATCTAGATGTCAAATTCCTAATCTACCTTCTGGTGATCACGCTTTGCCTGATCGGGTTAGCCATTTTGGAAGTGAAATGGTCCGAGGTGGGACTGGAGCAGTGGTGGAGGAACGAACAGTTTTGGCTCATCGCCGGAACAAGCGCGCACTTGGCTGCTGTGGTACAAGGCCTTCTCAAGGTGATAGCAGGTATTGAGATATCCTTCACATTGACAGCCAAATCTGGGAGTGAAGACAATGATGACATATACGCCGACTTGTACCTGGTGAAGTGGACCTCCTTGATGATTCCCCCAATTGTGATTGCAATGGTTAACATAATAGCGGTTGCTTTTGCCTTCTCAAGGACGGTTTATAGCACTGTCCCTGCTTGGAGTAAATTCATCGGCGGTACCTTCTTCAGCTTCTGGGTGTTGGCTCATTTGTATCCTTTTGCTAAGGGTTTGATGGGGAGGAGAGGGAAAACCCCCACCATCGTCTTCGTTTGGTCAGGTCTCATTGCAATTACCATCTCATTACTCTGGGTTGCCATCAACCCCTCTACGGGTGCGACCACTGAAGTGGTTGGAGGAGGGACTACTTTTACATTCCCATGA